A single window of Ancylomarina subtilis DNA harbors:
- the mdh gene encoding malate dehydrogenase gives MKITVVGAGNVGATCANCIAQKELANEVILVDIKEGLSEGKALDMWQTAPINYYNTHVKGVTNDYAATAGSEVVVITSGLPRKPGMSRDDLISINAGIVKSVTENVVKHSPDAIIIIVSNPLDVMTYAAFLTAKKASNKVFGMAGVLDTARYRAFLAEELNVSPKDIQALLMGGHGDTMVPLPRYTTVAGIPVTELIDADKLEAIIERTKKGGGELVNLMGTSAWYAPGAAAAQMVEAIVRDQKRIFPVCALLNGEYGMKDIYLGVPVKLGKNGIEEVIEVKLNKEEMELLEGSAAAVKSVMKVLDEMDIM, from the coding sequence ATGAAAATAACTGTTGTAGGCGCAGGTAATGTTGGCGCAACTTGTGCAAATTGCATCGCTCAAAAAGAATTGGCAAACGAAGTCATATTGGTTGATATCAAAGAAGGTTTATCTGAAGGTAAAGCTCTTGATATGTGGCAAACAGCTCCAATCAATTATTACAACACACACGTTAAAGGTGTAACTAATGATTACGCTGCCACTGCTGGTTCAGAGGTTGTCGTAATCACTTCGGGTCTTCCTCGTAAACCAGGCATGAGCCGTGATGACTTAATTTCAATCAACGCTGGCATCGTAAAATCAGTAACTGAGAACGTGGTAAAGCATTCTCCTGATGCTATCATTATTATCGTTTCGAATCCACTTGACGTGATGACTTACGCAGCTTTCTTAACTGCTAAAAAAGCATCGAATAAAGTGTTTGGTATGGCTGGTGTTCTAGACACTGCTCGCTACCGTGCTTTCCTAGCTGAGGAATTAAATGTTTCTCCTAAGGATATTCAAGCTTTACTAATGGGTGGTCATGGTGATACTATGGTTCCACTTCCACGTTACACAACTGTTGCGGGTATTCCTGTAACGGAGTTAATCGATGCTGATAAATTAGAAGCAATCATCGAAAGAACTAAAAAAGGTGGTGGTGAATTGGTTAACCTTATGGGAACTTCAGCTTGGTATGCTCCAGGTGCTGCCGCTGCTCAAATGGTTGAAGCCATCGTTCGCGATCAGAAGAGAATCTTCCCAGTTTGTGCACTTCTTAACGGCGAGTATGGCATGAAAGATATCTATTTAGGTGTACCTGTTAAGTTAGGCAAGAACGGTATCGAAGAGGTTATCGAGGTGAAACTGAACAAAGAAGAAATGGAACTTCTTGAAGGTTCAGCAGCTGCGGTAAAATCGGTTATGAAAGTTTTAGATGAGATGGATATTATGTAG
- a CDS encoding PEP/pyruvate-binding domain-containing protein, giving the protein MTSQSDKGKVSRLAKENIERLKELAAINKTTSVIKEAQSIPDTLQHICFILKEAMQYPTYTSTRITFDGSQYLSPGFSDSPWVLSQSFACIDKRTGLIEIFYTKKFEDLYEGPFLKEERDLIDNISNMISGYINTEAGKYLITKTGEEYSDDQYIEGPFVRVENRNLLNDYLNRNNADRDVYHDLMPFKVKEILLVANLYDAYNIEREGRFTEQIFDEYHQLNLSSMPRVTGVSCCDEALKQLRSKHFDMIIVMVGVDKKTPIELSHRVKKEFPYISIFLLLNNDVDISFYEEKHYDLSSIDKIFVWNGESQVFVAMIKSLEDKVNAENDTDVGLVRVILLIEDSAKYYSRYLPMLYQSVMAQTQRIIDDVITDPQYKILRMRARPKILLASNYDEAISIFNRYKDYLLCLISDVKFKVHDVMDEKAGIKLVEQIRSELPNLPAILQSSDVGNASYAKKMKCSFIEKNSDNLRQDIRAFIEEYLGFGDFVYKNIHGDPIVTAKSLREFEEHLYNIPAESLIYHANRNNFSLWLMARGEVKIAKMIARYKTTDFKSAEDIRAYLISMIHEFRNEKQKGKIVAFKTQPGFNEENIVALSSGSLGGKGRGLAFINSMLYNLNLSSYVPGINVKAPMTAVIGIDEYMNFMERNDLLDKIKEAANYEEIQQLFLGGSLRSRLKNRIKHILSNFDRPLAIRSSGLFEDSLQQPVAGIFQTYLLPNSNPDLNIRLQQVLDAIKLVYASVFSNESQTSIHGNNYSVDEEMMGIIIQEVVGNVYGDYFYPHMSGVAQSYNYYPYGHMKPEEGFAVLAVGLGKYVVDGEKAYRFSPAFPASENNTAKDQFKNSQTEFYAVNLRKKELNLLEGDTAGLIRLDIDDAEDHGTLTHCASVYDAENDTISPGLDKYGPRIVNFANILKYDYIPLAKTIRTLLEIIEEAMGAAVEIEFSVDLNRDEEGKSSFYILQIKPLVAGADDYNIDLDTVNPSESLVFSDAGMGNGLVEGIRDVIFIDPDLFKKDMTVEIADKIAAINQKMANKDRYYILIGPGRWGTRDQWIGIPVQWKDISRSKLIVETSYKDYPLEASSGSHFFHNVTSMNIGYCSVYHHSEMSHIEYDILRKQELIESDGAIKHVRFKKPITVKMDGKKRLVVVTN; this is encoded by the coding sequence ATGACATCTCAATCAGATAAAGGAAAAGTTTCTCGTTTAGCTAAAGAAAATATTGAGCGGTTGAAGGAATTGGCAGCTATTAATAAAACGACAAGTGTTATTAAAGAAGCGCAATCAATTCCCGATACACTGCAACATATTTGCTTTATTTTAAAGGAGGCTATGCAGTATCCTACTTATACTTCGACGCGTATCACTTTTGACGGGAGCCAATATTTAAGTCCGGGATTTAGCGATTCGCCATGGGTTTTGAGCCAAAGTTTTGCTTGCATCGATAAGAGAACCGGTCTAATCGAAATTTTTTACACGAAGAAGTTTGAAGATTTGTACGAAGGGCCTTTTCTTAAAGAGGAGCGCGATTTAATAGATAATATATCGAATATGATTTCGGGGTATATCAATACCGAAGCGGGAAAATATTTGATAACAAAAACAGGAGAAGAGTACTCAGATGATCAATATATAGAGGGGCCATTTGTCCGGGTTGAGAATAGAAATTTATTGAATGACTACCTGAATAGGAATAATGCAGATCGAGATGTTTATCATGATTTGATGCCTTTTAAGGTTAAAGAAATCTTGCTGGTTGCAAATCTTTATGATGCTTATAATATTGAGCGGGAAGGTCGGTTTACAGAGCAGATTTTTGATGAATATCATCAACTGAATCTATCATCTATGCCAAGAGTGACAGGTGTTTCATGTTGTGATGAGGCATTGAAGCAGCTGAGATCGAAACATTTTGATATGATAATTGTAATGGTAGGTGTAGATAAAAAAACGCCTATCGAGCTTAGTCATCGGGTCAAGAAAGAGTTTCCATACATTTCCATTTTTCTTCTGCTGAATAACGATGTTGATATCAGTTTTTATGAAGAAAAACACTATGATCTAAGTAGTATCGATAAAATTTTTGTTTGGAATGGCGAGTCTCAGGTTTTTGTCGCGATGATTAAAAGTTTAGAGGATAAGGTTAACGCTGAAAATGATACCGATGTAGGACTTGTTCGAGTCATTCTTCTTATTGAAGATTCTGCAAAATATTACTCCCGATACCTGCCTATGCTTTATCAGAGTGTAATGGCTCAAACACAAAGAATTATTGATGATGTTATAACCGATCCCCAATACAAAATACTCAGGATGCGAGCCCGACCTAAAATCCTTTTGGCTTCGAATTATGACGAGGCCATATCTATCTTCAATCGTTATAAGGATTATTTGCTTTGTCTGATTTCCGATGTGAAGTTTAAGGTGCATGATGTTATGGACGAGAAAGCCGGGATTAAACTGGTGGAGCAGATTAGGAGTGAATTGCCCAATTTGCCTGCTATTCTGCAATCATCGGATGTTGGGAATGCATCTTATGCGAAAAAAATGAAATGCAGTTTTATTGAGAAAAATTCTGATAATCTGCGTCAGGATATTCGTGCGTTTATTGAAGAATATTTGGGCTTTGGCGATTTTGTGTATAAAAATATTCATGGAGATCCTATCGTAACGGCTAAGTCGCTTCGGGAGTTCGAGGAACATTTGTATAATATTCCAGCTGAATCGTTAATCTATCATGCCAATCGTAATAATTTTTCTTTGTGGCTGATGGCTCGTGGCGAAGTGAAGATTGCAAAGATGATTGCCCGCTACAAAACGACAGATTTTAAATCAGCAGAAGATATCAGGGCTTATCTGATCAGTATGATTCATGAGTTTCGGAATGAGAAACAAAAGGGGAAAATTGTTGCTTTTAAAACCCAGCCAGGATTTAATGAAGAAAATATTGTGGCATTGTCATCAGGCTCTTTGGGCGGTAAGGGTAGAGGTTTGGCTTTTATTAATTCCATGCTTTATAATCTGAATTTGAGTAGCTATGTGCCCGGAATTAATGTGAAGGCTCCGATGACTGCCGTTATTGGTATTGATGAGTATATGAATTTTATGGAGCGTAACGATTTGCTCGATAAAATAAAGGAGGCTGCAAACTATGAAGAAATTCAGCAATTGTTTTTGGGAGGTAGTTTGAGGTCTCGATTAAAGAATAGAATTAAGCATATTCTGTCAAATTTTGATCGTCCTCTGGCTATTCGTTCTTCAGGTTTGTTTGAGGATTCTCTTCAGCAGCCGGTTGCCGGAATTTTTCAGACATATTTACTACCCAATAGTAATCCGGATTTAAATATTCGCTTGCAACAAGTTTTGGATGCGATAAAATTGGTTTATGCATCTGTTTTTTCGAATGAATCCCAAACCAGCATTCATGGGAATAATTATTCGGTTGATGAGGAGATGATGGGTATCATTATTCAGGAAGTTGTTGGCAATGTTTATGGCGATTATTTTTATCCGCATATGAGTGGTGTTGCTCAATCCTATAATTATTATCCTTACGGACATATGAAACCTGAGGAAGGGTTTGCTGTTTTGGCAGTCGGTTTGGGGAAGTATGTGGTTGATGGAGAAAAAGCGTATCGTTTTTCGCCTGCCTTTCCGGCAAGTGAAAATAATACAGCTAAAGATCAGTTTAAGAATTCTCAGACTGAATTTTATGCCGTAAATCTTAGGAAAAAAGAATTGAATTTGCTGGAAGGGGATACGGCTGGACTTATTCGATTGGATATTGATGATGCCGAAGATCATGGAACTTTAACGCACTGTGCTTCTGTGTATGATGCTGAAAATGACACAATCAGTCCTGGTTTGGATAAGTATGGGCCTCGAATTGTAAATTTTGCCAATATTTTGAAATACGATTATATCCCATTAGCTAAAACAATTCGAACCTTGTTGGAGATTATAGAAGAAGCGATGGGAGCTGCTGTTGAGATCGAATTTTCTGTCGATTTAAATAGGGATGAAGAGGGGAAATCGTCTTTTTATATCTTGCAAATAAAACCATTGGTGGCAGGTGCCGACGATTATAATATCGATTTGGATACCGTCAACCCTTCAGAAAGCCTGGTGTTTTCAGATGCAGGAATGGGAAATGGCCTGGTTGAAGGAATCAGAGATGTTATTTTTATCGATCCCGATTTGTTTAAAAAAGATATGACAGTAGAAATTGCAGATAAAATTGCCGCGATAAATCAAAAAATGGCAAATAAAGATCGGTATTATATTCTGATTGGGCCAGGGCGATGGGGAACTCGCGATCAATGGATTGGTATTCCGGTACAATGGAAAGATATCTCCAGATCCAAGCTTATAGTTGAAACGAGTTATAAAGATTACCCGCTTGAGGCTTCTTCGGGCTCACACTTCTTTCATAATGTCACATCAATGAATATTGGGTATTGCTCGGTTTATCACCATTCTGAAATGTCGCACATCGAATACGATATTCTTAGGAAACAAGAACTGATTGAGTCTGATGGTGCCATTAAGCATGTGAGGTTTAAGAAACCGATCACAGTTAAAATGGATGGTAAAAAACGACTTGTTGTAGTGACCAATTGA
- a CDS encoding NAD(P)/FAD-dependent oxidoreductase, whose amino-acid sequence MEDIKHIPENGKKRVVIIGGGFAGLKLARQLANTAYQVVLIDKNNYHQFQPLFYQVATSGLEPSSIAFPLRKIFQKRKNVHFRMAELLEVNPNVQEIYTSLGKLKYDHLVLATGVDTNYFGNKNIEQFAIPMKSVSEAIFLRNSILRNYEKALNESDPEKAANYMNIVLVGGGPTGVELAGALAEMKSDILPKDYPELDFSLMNVYLFEASDRLLNGMSDVASKKAEAYLNKLGVIVKTEARVADYDGLSIKLDNGEAFHSYTLVWAAGVTARSIKGISEIAATRGGRLRVDLYNQVSGLNHIYAIGDLSIQKEGEFQNGHPQVAQVGLQQAGNLAKNLKNILKNKKMQTFHYKDRGSLATIGKNLAVADLPGLKMQGFMAWILWLFVHLMAIVGVKNRFFILINWVWNYFTSDQSLRVLIRPKKRSFTDRATEEQQKTNKISLN is encoded by the coding sequence ATGGAAGATATTAAGCATATACCTGAAAATGGAAAGAAGCGCGTTGTGATTATTGGGGGTGGATTCGCAGGTTTAAAGCTTGCGCGTCAATTAGCCAATACGGCCTATCAGGTGGTTTTAATTGATAAGAATAATTATCACCAGTTTCAGCCTTTATTTTACCAAGTGGCAACATCGGGCTTGGAGCCAAGCTCTATTGCATTCCCATTGCGTAAAATTTTTCAAAAACGTAAAAATGTTCATTTTCGAATGGCAGAACTTTTGGAGGTAAACCCCAATGTTCAGGAGATTTATACCAGTTTGGGAAAACTAAAATACGACCATTTGGTTTTGGCTACCGGAGTTGATACCAATTATTTCGGGAATAAGAATATCGAGCAATTCGCCATTCCAATGAAATCCGTTTCTGAAGCCATTTTTCTTCGAAATTCAATTTTGCGTAATTACGAAAAAGCGCTTAATGAATCTGATCCTGAGAAGGCTGCCAACTATATGAATATTGTTTTGGTTGGAGGTGGTCCAACCGGGGTTGAGCTGGCAGGCGCATTGGCAGAGATGAAATCAGATATTCTTCCTAAAGATTATCCAGAACTTGATTTTAGTTTGATGAATGTTTATTTGTTTGAAGCTTCAGACCGCTTGCTGAATGGGATGTCGGATGTCGCTTCAAAGAAAGCAGAAGCCTATTTAAATAAATTGGGTGTGATTGTTAAGACTGAAGCTCGGGTTGCAGATTACGATGGATTGTCAATTAAATTGGATAATGGTGAAGCCTTTCATTCGTACACCTTGGTTTGGGCAGCTGGTGTAACTGCCCGATCGATTAAAGGGATTTCTGAAATAGCAGCTACAAGAGGGGGGCGATTGCGTGTTGACTTGTATAATCAAGTTTCAGGTTTGAATCATATATATGCCATAGGAGATTTGTCTATTCAAAAAGAAGGTGAATTTCAGAATGGACATCCTCAGGTTGCTCAGGTTGGTTTGCAACAAGCCGGGAATTTGGCCAAGAATCTTAAGAATATACTTAAGAATAAGAAGATGCAAACTTTCCATTATAAGGATAGAGGATCTTTGGCAACGATTGGAAAAAATTTGGCTGTGGCTGATCTGCCTGGCTTAAAGATGCAAGGTTTTATGGCTTGGATCCTTTGGTTATTTGTTCATCTAATGGCTATAGTCGGGGTTAAAAATCGGTTCTTTATTTTAATTAACTGGGTTTGGAACTACTTTACTTCTGATCAATCTTTGAGAGTTTTAATCCGACCTAAGAAAAGAAGTTTTACCGACCGAGCTACTGAGGAACAGCAGAAAACAAATAAAATAAGTTTGAACTAA
- a CDS encoding RidA family protein — protein MSIIRKDSTPRMSRIVEHNQTIYLCGQTAKDANADIKEQTVTTLEKIDELLKQAGSDKKHILSVTIYVRDMKDFAAMNEVWDAWVEDGHQPARACVEARMARPELLVEMSVIAAKK, from the coding sequence ATGAGTATAATAAGAAAAGATTCAACACCCAGAATGAGTCGAATTGTAGAGCATAATCAGACGATATATTTGTGCGGACAAACAGCCAAAGATGCGAATGCAGATATTAAGGAACAAACAGTAACGACTCTTGAAAAAATTGATGAGTTATTGAAACAAGCAGGCTCTGATAAGAAACACATTTTATCGGTTACTATTTATGTGCGCGACATGAAAGATTTTGCTGCAATGAATGAGGTGTGGGATGCTTGGGTAGAGGATGGACATCAGCCGGCTCGTGCCTGTGTTGAAGCTCGAATGGCTCGACCGGAACTATTAGTTGAAATGTCAGTTATTGCTGCAAAGAAATAG
- a CDS encoding valine--tRNA ligase, with protein sequence MEIPTKYNPAESEDKWYKYWMDKGFFHSVPDEREAYTIVIPPPNVTGVLHMGHMLNNTIQDVLVRRARLQGKNVCWVPGTDHASIATEAKVVNKLRQEGISKEDITREEFMKHAWEWKEKHGGIILEQLKKLGASCDWERTAFTMDESLYDSVIDVFIDLYKKDKIYRGVRMVNWDPSAQTAVSDEEVIHKELQSKLYYLRYQVEGSDEYITIATTRPETILGDTAVCINPNDERFAQLRGKRCIVPLVNRSIPIIEDEYVDMEFGTGALKITPAHDIHDYEIGDRHNLETIDIFNDNGTMSEAAQLYIGKDRFEVRDLILPDLEKAGNLVKVEDYVNKVGFSERTDAVIEPKLSMQWFLNMKELAEPALEHVMNDDIQLHPAKFKNTYRHWMENVKDWCISRQLWWGQRIPVYYLPEGGYVVAKTIEEALVEATAKTGKTYQAEDLRQDEDVLDTWFSSWLWPISVFDGIRNPENEEIKYYYPTNDLVSGPDILFFWIARMVIAGYEYKGEKPFSNVYLTGIVRDEIGRKMSKSLGNSPDPLDLISKYGADGVRVGMLLCSPAGGDLLFNENLPEQGRNFTTKIWNAFRLVKGWDVADIEQPEYARIATEVFHARLNNTMEQLDEQFKQYRISEALMTVYTLFRDEFSSWYLEMVKPAYQQPIDKKTFDSTVSLFEKLMQLLHPFMPFLTEEIWQLLADRSEEDSIMVSVMPKPDSYDAKLLAKFEKVKEVIVAVRNIRKQKNIAFKEVLEMNYKSKEDNYDASFDCVVAKMCNLKEIAVANGEMTGAMSFIVNAIEYFIPLGDLVNVEEELKKMEEELKYTQGFLMSVKKKMSNERFVNNAPAKVIEMEKKKMADAEAKIKVLEDRIASMK encoded by the coding sequence ATGGAAATCCCAACAAAGTACAATCCTGCAGAATCGGAGGACAAGTGGTATAAGTATTGGATGGATAAAGGATTCTTCCACTCTGTACCAGACGAGAGAGAGGCGTATACAATTGTAATTCCGCCACCAAACGTCACCGGTGTGTTACACATGGGGCATATGCTGAACAATACCATTCAGGATGTATTGGTCCGTAGAGCTAGATTGCAGGGAAAGAATGTCTGTTGGGTACCAGGTACTGACCATGCATCAATTGCTACTGAGGCTAAGGTTGTAAATAAACTTAGACAAGAAGGTATTTCTAAAGAAGATATCACTCGTGAAGAGTTTATGAAACATGCCTGGGAGTGGAAAGAAAAGCATGGTGGTATCATCTTGGAGCAGCTTAAGAAATTGGGAGCTTCATGCGACTGGGAGCGTACAGCATTTACAATGGACGAATCTCTTTACGATTCGGTAATCGATGTGTTTATCGACTTGTATAAGAAAGATAAAATCTACCGTGGAGTTCGTATGGTGAACTGGGATCCATCAGCGCAAACAGCTGTTTCTGACGAAGAGGTAATCCATAAAGAATTACAATCGAAACTTTATTATTTAAGATATCAGGTTGAAGGTAGCGATGAGTATATTACTATTGCAACCACTCGTCCTGAAACTATTCTGGGTGATACAGCAGTTTGTATCAATCCAAATGACGAGCGTTTTGCTCAATTAAGAGGTAAGCGTTGTATCGTACCATTGGTGAATCGCTCGATTCCTATTATAGAGGATGAATATGTCGATATGGAATTCGGAACGGGTGCTCTAAAGATTACACCAGCTCACGATATTCATGACTACGAAATTGGAGATCGTCATAATTTGGAGACCATTGATATTTTCAATGATAATGGTACCATGAGTGAAGCGGCACAGCTTTACATTGGCAAAGATCGTTTTGAAGTTCGTGACTTGATTCTTCCTGATTTGGAGAAAGCCGGTAACTTGGTTAAAGTTGAAGACTATGTGAACAAAGTAGGTTTCTCAGAACGTACTGATGCGGTTATCGAGCCTAAGCTGAGTATGCAGTGGTTCCTTAATATGAAGGAATTGGCAGAGCCAGCTTTGGAGCATGTCATGAACGATGATATTCAATTGCATCCGGCTAAGTTTAAAAACACTTACCGTCATTGGATGGAGAATGTTAAGGACTGGTGTATTTCTCGTCAGTTATGGTGGGGACAGCGCATTCCGGTTTATTATTTGCCTGAAGGGGGTTATGTTGTTGCCAAAACAATTGAAGAAGCTTTAGTTGAAGCTACGGCTAAAACAGGAAAAACATATCAGGCTGAAGATTTACGTCAGGATGAGGATGTACTGGATACATGGTTCTCGTCATGGTTGTGGCCTATTTCAGTATTCGACGGTATTCGTAATCCTGAAAATGAAGAAATCAAATATTATTACCCAACGAATGATTTGGTTTCTGGACCAGATATTCTATTCTTTTGGATTGCTCGTATGGTTATCGCAGGATATGAATATAAAGGAGAGAAGCCATTTAGTAATGTATATTTAACTGGTATTGTACGTGATGAAATTGGACGTAAGATGTCTAAGTCATTGGGTAATTCACCAGATCCATTAGACTTGATTTCTAAGTATGGTGCGGATGGTGTTCGTGTGGGTATGTTATTGTGTTCGCCTGCGGGAGGAGACTTGCTATTCAACGAAAACTTACCAGAACAGGGACGTAACTTTACAACGAAGATTTGGAATGCATTCCGTTTGGTTAAAGGTTGGGATGTTGCCGATATCGAACAACCTGAATATGCGCGTATAGCAACTGAAGTTTTCCATGCTCGATTGAACAACACCATGGAGCAATTGGATGAGCAGTTTAAGCAATATCGTATCAGCGAAGCTCTGATGACTGTGTATACCTTATTCCGCGATGAATTCTCATCATGGTATTTGGAAATGGTTAAGCCAGCTTATCAGCAACCAATCGATAAGAAGACTTTCGATTCAACGGTTTCTCTTTTCGAGAAGTTGATGCAGTTGTTGCACCCATTCATGCCTTTCTTAACTGAGGAAATCTGGCAATTATTAGCCGATCGTTCTGAAGAAGATAGCATCATGGTTTCCGTTATGCCTAAGCCAGATTCATATGATGCTAAGCTATTAGCAAAATTTGAGAAGGTGAAAGAAGTGATTGTAGCTGTTCGTAATATCCGCAAGCAGAAAAATATTGCTTTCAAGGAAGTTTTGGAGATGAACTACAAATCAAAAGAGGATAATTACGATGCTTCTTTTGACTGTGTTGTGGCTAAAATGTGTAATCTGAAAGAAATTGCTGTTGCAAATGGTGAAATGACTGGAGCCATGTCATTTATTGTGAATGCAATTGAATATTTTATTCCGCTTGGAGATCTTGTTAATGTTGAAGAAGAACTTAAGAAGATGGAAGAAGAATTGAAATACACACAAGGATTCTTAATGTCTGTTAAAAAGAAAATGAGCAACGAGCGTTTTGTAAATAATGCGCCTGCCAAAGTGATTGAAATGGAGAAGAAGAAAATGGCTGATGCTGAAGCTAAAATCAAGGTTTTAGAAGATCGCATTGCCAGTATGAAATAA
- the gdhA gene encoding NADP-specific glutamate dehydrogenase, which yields MTRIENSSFGKEFMNNLINRNPGEVEFHQAVHEVTESLLDFIEDNPKYKNAKILERMSEAERIIIFRVPWVDDKGNIQVNRGYRVEMNSAIGPYKGGLRFHPTVNLGILKFLAFEQVFKNSLTTLPMGGGKGGSDFDPKQKTDGEVMRFCQSFMTELSKHIGPNTDVPAGDIGVGGREIGFLFGQYKRLRNEFTGVLTGKGREWGGSLIRPEATGYGNVYFAEEMLKTQNDNFKGKIVSISGSGNVAQFTAEKIIELGGKVVTLSDSSGFIYDADGIDEEKLKFVMRLKNIKRGRIEEYAKKFGVEYHPNERPWKIKCDVALPSATQNEINKEEAELLIKNGCICVSEGANMPSTPEAIEVYLKNKILFGPGKAANAGGVSVSGLEMSQNSLRLSWTREEVDAQLKRIMQDIHTTCVKYGKNKDGFVNYMDGANIGGFVKVAEAMLAQGLV from the coding sequence ATGACCCGTATTGAAAATTCAAGTTTCGGAAAAGAATTCATGAATAATTTAATTAATCGTAATCCCGGTGAGGTCGAATTTCATCAGGCTGTACATGAAGTCACTGAATCTCTACTCGATTTTATTGAAGACAACCCCAAGTATAAAAATGCCAAAATTTTGGAACGCATGTCTGAAGCCGAACGCATTATTATTTTTAGAGTGCCCTGGGTAGATGACAAAGGAAATATTCAGGTAAACAGAGGCTATAGAGTTGAAATGAATTCAGCAATTGGGCCTTATAAGGGTGGACTACGATTTCACCCAACCGTCAATCTGGGGATATTAAAATTTCTAGCCTTCGAACAGGTGTTCAAAAATAGCTTAACAACTTTGCCAATGGGTGGGGGTAAAGGCGGATCGGATTTCGACCCCAAACAAAAAACAGATGGTGAAGTTATGAGATTCTGCCAAAGTTTTATGACCGAACTTTCGAAACATATTGGACCTAATACCGATGTTCCCGCTGGAGATATTGGTGTTGGCGGACGTGAGATTGGCTTCCTTTTTGGTCAATACAAAAGATTGAGAAATGAATTTACCGGTGTATTAACCGGGAAAGGACGGGAATGGGGAGGCAGTTTAATTCGTCCCGAAGCAACTGGCTATGGTAATGTGTATTTTGCAGAAGAGATGCTAAAAACCCAAAATGACAATTTCAAAGGTAAAATAGTAAGCATATCAGGATCGGGCAATGTCGCTCAGTTCACAGCTGAAAAGATTATTGAGCTTGGAGGAAAAGTCGTTACGCTTTCTGATTCTTCCGGTTTTATTTACGATGCTGACGGGATAGATGAAGAAAAATTAAAGTTTGTTATGCGCCTTAAGAATATTAAAAGAGGGCGAATTGAAGAATACGCAAAAAAGTTTGGCGTAGAATACCACCCTAACGAAAGACCCTGGAAAATAAAATGTGATGTAGCTCTGCCCAGTGCAACTCAAAACGAGATCAATAAAGAAGAAGCTGAATTATTAATTAAGAATGGTTGCATTTGCGTTTCAGAAGGTGCAAATATGCCATCAACACCTGAGGCGATTGAGGTTTACCTAAAAAATAAAATTTTATTCGGTCCTGGGAAAGCTGCCAATGCAGGGGGTGTTTCAGTTTCAGGATTGGAAATGTCACAAAACTCTCTTCGATTAAGCTGGACTCGGGAAGAGGTTGACGCCCAACTCAAACGAATCATGCAGGATATTCATACCACCTGTGTAAAATATGGAAAGAACAAAGATGGCTTTGTTAACTACATGGATGGAGCCAATATTGGAGGCTTTGTAAAAGTTGCTGAAGCCATGCTGGCTCAAGGTTTAGTATAA
- a CDS encoding DUF6515 family protein: MRRSILKKLVAGTVLVTAIIFSGLPTFAQHRSHQDERGRHEKSKYTKRTKENKHDNKRNYHAKSHKKDRHQDKQYSKVRTRHYDGDHYHNDRIVRHRHHDRYDRHVHQGHNHHKHAVRRYYKHHGHRCYAHPRYGDVVVRFSVRPTIINHCDGDFYYARGRYYQYYPEVGYVRVEAPESVCFDHIPDACERVSYRGGIYFRLGDLSFVKDGRGFRLAGSIEL, translated from the coding sequence ATGAGAAGATCGATATTAAAGAAGTTGGTTGCCGGTACAGTATTGGTAACAGCAATTATATTTTCAGGACTACCTACATTTGCTCAACACCGTTCTCACCAAGATGAGAGAGGCAGACATGAAAAGAGCAAATACACCAAGAGAACCAAAGAAAATAAGCATGATAACAAGAGAAACTATCATGCCAAAAGTCATAAAAAAGATAGACACCAAGATAAGCAATATTCAAAGGTAAGAACCAGACATTATGATGGGGATCATTATCACAATGATAGAATTGTAAGACATCGTCATCATGATCGATATGATAGACATGTGCATCAAGGGCATAATCACCACAAGCATGCTGTTCGTCGTTATTATAAGCATCATGGACACAGATGTTATGCGCATCCAAGATATGGTGATGTTGTTGTGAGATTTTCAGTTAGGCCAACTATAATTAATCATTGTGATGGTGATTTTTATTATGCAAGAGGTCGATATTATCAGTATTATCCTGAAGTTGGTTACGTTAGGGTTGAGGCACCTGAATCAGTTTGTTTCGATCATATTCCGGATGCATGTGAACGCGTATCCTATCGAGGAGGAATTTATTTTAGATTGGGTGATTTGAGTTTTGTAAAAGATGGAAGAGGATTTCGATTGGCAGGATCAATTGAGCTATAA